One window of Phycisphaeraceae bacterium genomic DNA carries:
- a CDS encoding sigma-70 family RNA polymerase sigma factor yields the protein MSNDSSPISSATPRHNAEELLPLIYGELRRLAESRLRSLPPGQTLQATALVHEVFIKLVGQSDPGWDGKGHLFGAAARAMKEVLVDQARRKGALKRGGDRQRELLDPNAIAQDDDSSLWEDILEVDACMEQFEREHPRSAQVVMLMYFGGLNSHQVAAALDLSERTVRRDWRFAQAWMSARLSKDEYHGRIDT from the coding sequence GTGAGCAATGACTCTTCGCCAATCTCATCAGCAACCCCCCGCCACAACGCGGAGGAACTTCTGCCGCTCATCTATGGTGAACTGCGGCGCCTAGCTGAGTCTCGATTGCGATCACTTCCTCCAGGGCAAACACTGCAGGCAACAGCACTTGTCCACGAGGTCTTTATCAAGCTCGTCGGTCAGTCTGATCCAGGCTGGGACGGCAAAGGCCACTTGTTCGGGGCCGCTGCGAGAGCGATGAAAGAGGTTCTTGTCGATCAGGCAAGGCGAAAAGGAGCTTTGAAACGAGGCGGAGATCGTCAGCGAGAACTGCTCGATCCCAATGCCATAGCTCAAGATGATGACAGCTCTCTGTGGGAAGACATCCTTGAAGTTGACGCGTGCATGGAGCAGTTTGAGCGCGAACATCCACGCTCAGCACAGGTTGTTATGCTGATGTACTTCGGAGGATTGAACTCCCATCAGGTCGCGGCAGCGCTGGATCTGAGCGAACGCACAGTTCGCCGGGACTGGCGATTTGCGCAGGCATGGATGTCAGCTCGGTTGTCCAAAGATGAGTACCACGGACGGATTGATACATAG